The Nycticebus coucang isolate mNycCou1 chromosome 5, mNycCou1.pri, whole genome shotgun sequence genome window below encodes:
- the SLC35D3 gene encoding solute carrier family 35 member D3 translates to MRQLCRGRVLGISVAIAHGVFSGSLNILLKFLISRYQFSFLTLVQCLTSSTAALSLELLRRLGLVAVPPFGLSLARSFAGVAVLSTLQSSLTLWSLRGLSLPMYVVFKRCLPLVTMLIGVLVLKNGAPSPGVLAAVLITTCGAALAGAGDLTGDPIGYVTGVLAVLVHAAYLVLIQKASADTEHGPLTAQYVIAVSATPLLVICSFASTDSIQAWTFPGWKDPAMVCIFVACILIGCAMNFTTLHCTYINSAVTTSFVGVVKSIATITVGMVAFSDVEPTSLFVAGVVVNTLGSIIYCVAKFMETRKQSNYEDLESQPGGEEALPSGDQMPFVMEELPREGGNGGSGGGEAAGGSTPLQSGQAARGSPGGALLVARSCEEGSRRSLREAYLEVWRLVRGTKYLKKDYLIENEELPSP, encoded by the exons ATGCGGCAGCTGTGCCGGGGCCGCGTGCTGGGCATCTCGGTGGCCATCGCGCACGGGGTCTTCTCCGGCTCCCTCAACATCCTACTCAAGTTCCTCATCAGCCGCTACCAGTTCTCCTTCCTGACCCTGGTGCAGTGCCTGACCAGCTCCACCGCGGCGCTGAGCCTGGAGCTGCTGCGGCGCCTCGGGCTTGTCGCCGTGCCCCCCTTCGGCCTGAGCCTGGCGCGCTCCTTCGCGGGGGTCGCAGTGCTCTCGACGCTGCAGTCCAGCCTCACGCTCTGGTCCCTGCGCGGCCTCAGCCTGCCCATGTACGTGGTCTTCAAGCGCTGCCTGCCCCTGGTCACCATGCTCATCGGAGTCCTGGTGCTCAAGAACGGCGCGCCCTCGCCAGGGGTGCTCGCGGCCGTGCTCATCACCACCTGCGGCGCCGCACTGGCAG GAGCCGGCGACCTGACCGGCGACCCCATTGGCTACGTGACCGGCGTGCTGGCGGTGCTGGTGCACGCCGCCTACCTGGTGCTCATCCAGAAGGCGAGCGCCGACACCGAGCACGGGCCGCTCACCGCGCAGTACGTCATCGCGGTCTCCGCCACCCCATTGCTGGTCATCTGCTCCTTCGCCAGCACTGACTCCATCCAGGCCTGGACCTTCCCGGGCTGGAAAGATCCAGCCATGGTCTGCATCTTCGTGGCCTGCATCCTGATCGGCTGCGCCATGAACTTCACCACGCTGCACTGCACCTACATCAACTCGGCCGTGACCACCAGCTTCGTGGGCGTGGTGAAGAGCATTGCCACCATCACGGTGGGCATGGTGGCCTTCAGCGACGTGGAGCCCACCTCTCTGTTCGTTGCCGGCGTCGTGGTGAACACTCTGGGCTCCATCATTTACTGTGTGGCCAAATTCATGGAAACCAGAAAGCAAAGTAACTACGAGGACCTGGAGTCACAGCCCGGGGGAGAGGAGGCGCTGCCAAGTGGAGACCAGATGCCATTTGTTATGGAGGAGCTGccgagggagggaggaaatggcGGGTCAGGTGGCGGCGAGGCAGCAGGTGGCTCCACTCCGCTGCAGAGCGGGCAGGCGGCTCGGGGCAGTCCCGGAGGAGCCCTGCTGGTGGCTAGGAGCTGTGAAGAAGGAAGCAGGAGGTCATTAAGGGAAGCTTACCTGGAGGTGTGGAGGTTAGTTAGGGGAACCAAGTACCTGAAGAAGGATTATTTAATAGAGAATGAAGAGTTACCCAGTCCTTGA